Proteins co-encoded in one Candidatus Binatia bacterium genomic window:
- a CDS encoding RtcB family protein, producing MAVPEGIRRVAACVWELPPTLRPGMRVPVRIFATEALLQAMDDVVFQQAANVATLPGIVGYSFVMPDAHWGYGFPIGGVAAMDPATGVISPGGIGFDINCGMRLVLTNLTLEEVKPKLRELVDMLYQRVPAGVGCKGFVKLSQSDFAEVIEQGARWCVHNGYGTKEDLDRTEERGCLSGADASAVSPRAIERGYQQIGTLGSGNHYLEIQVARPEDVADASLAARLGIVRPNQVAVMFHCGSRGFGHQVATDSLQVFLRAMTSKYGLEIIDRELACAPFTSPEGQQYFAAMQCAANMSFANRQVILHRIREVFSCVFGRDPADLGLRMVYDVAHNIAKLETHVVGGKKRELLVHRKGATRAFGPGMPGLPPEYQEIGQPVIIGGSMETGSYLLTGVSGGAAAFFSTAHGSGRTMSRTKAKKAFHGRDLQRRMEERGIYVRTASYGGLAEEAGAAYKDIDAVIEATERAGLSHPVVRFTPIGNVKG from the coding sequence ATGGCTGTTCCAGAGGGAATCCGGCGGGTTGCCGCATGCGTTTGGGAATTGCCGCCCACTTTGCGTCCGGGGATGCGGGTTCCGGTTCGTATCTTCGCCACCGAGGCCCTCCTCCAGGCTATGGATGACGTGGTGTTCCAGCAAGCTGCCAACGTTGCGACCCTGCCCGGGATCGTCGGCTACAGTTTCGTCATGCCCGACGCCCACTGGGGTTACGGCTTTCCGATCGGCGGTGTGGCTGCCATGGACCCCGCGACAGGGGTGATCTCGCCCGGCGGCATCGGCTTTGACATCAACTGCGGCATGCGCCTGGTCCTCACCAATCTCACGCTCGAGGAGGTGAAACCGAAGCTGCGCGAGCTGGTGGACATGCTGTACCAGCGCGTTCCAGCTGGGGTCGGCTGCAAGGGCTTCGTGAAGCTGTCACAGTCTGACTTTGCCGAGGTGATCGAGCAGGGGGCGCGCTGGTGCGTACACAACGGCTACGGTACCAAGGAAGATCTCGACCGGACGGAAGAACGTGGGTGTTTGAGCGGGGCCGATGCCTCTGCCGTGAGCCCGCGCGCGATTGAACGGGGCTATCAACAAATTGGCACGCTGGGATCGGGCAACCACTATCTGGAGATCCAGGTTGCTCGGCCAGAGGACGTGGCCGATGCGTCGCTGGCTGCCAGGCTCGGGATCGTTCGGCCGAATCAGGTGGCCGTGATGTTCCACTGCGGCAGCCGCGGCTTTGGACATCAGGTTGCCACGGACTCGCTACAGGTATTCCTGCGCGCCATGACGTCCAAGTACGGCCTGGAGATCATCGATCGCGAGTTGGCCTGTGCCCCGTTCACTTCGCCTGAAGGCCAACAGTACTTTGCGGCCATGCAGTGTGCTGCCAACATGTCATTTGCCAATCGCCAGGTGATTCTTCACCGCATCCGAGAGGTCTTCAGCTGCGTATTTGGGCGCGACCCGGCCGATCTCGGCTTGCGCATGGTATATGATGTCGCCCACAATATCGCGAAACTGGAGACGCACGTGGTGGGTGGGAAAAAGCGCGAGCTGCTGGTCCACCGCAAAGGGGCGACGCGTGCCTTTGGCCCGGGCATGCCGGGGTTACCGCCGGAGTATCAGGAGATCGGTCAGCCGGTGATCATCGGCGGCAGCATGGAAACCGGATCGTACCTGCTCACCGGTGTCAGCGGCGGCGCCGCGGCATTCTTCAGTACCGCTCATGGCAGTGGCCGTACCATGAGCCGCACCAAGGCCAAGAAGGCCTTCCACGGCCGTGATCTGCAACGCCGAATGGAAGAGCGCGGCATTTACGTCCGCACCGCTTCGTATGGCGGTCTGGCGGAAGAAGCCGGAGCCGCCTACAAAGACATCGATGCGGTGATTGAGGCGACCGAGCGTGCCGGCCTGAGTCATCCCGTCGTCCGCTTCACACCGATCGGCAACGTGAAGGGTTGA